GCGGCGGGCGTGGGTCGTGGAGTCCCGGTCGCGCCGGAAGTCCTCGATGAACGCGTAATAGCCGCCCAGGTCCTTGCCGCCGGTGACGGTGGAGAACGTCACGAGCTTCCTCCAACCCTTCTCCTCGGGGACGAAGAACCAGCCGGTGTACTCGGTCCGCTGACCGTCGACGCGGGACGAGACCATCAGCTTGTAGGTTTCGTCGAGCTTCCAGTCGTAGTCGTAGAACGACTGCCCGCCGCTCCCCTCGCCGCCGAACCGCTTCACCCGGGTCTTCTCGTCCTTGTCGACCAGCCTGGTGCGGGCCTCCGCCTTCTGGGCGTTCGGGTCGTCGCTCTCCGAGTCCCAGACCGAGAAGATCAGGAGCTTCTTGCCGTTCCCCAGCTCCTGGAGGCCGAAGTAGCCCTTGTCCCAGCCGCAGACCATGAAGTACGTGCCGACGGCCGACTCGCGGATCGTGATCTCGTTGTAGAAGGCCGTCCCCGCCTCGCCCGGGTATCCGAGGTGGACCGACCGGCAGGCGATGTCCTTGAGCTTCTCGTCGGCCCCCGCCCCCGCCCCGGCCGCCATTGCGATCGTCGCCAGCCCCGCGACCAGCGCCGCCCGAAACCCGTCCTTCGTCATCGCGATTCTCCGTAAAACATCGGCAGATCATCGCGCGGGGAGCAGGGCCGTGACCGGCCCCGTCAGCCGCTCGGCGATCCGCGCATTGGCGCGTTCGGTGGTGTGGCAGTAGTCGATGAAGACCAGCTCCGGGGCGTCCCGGAAGATCGCGCTCAGGTCGAGGAAGTCGGCCCGCGTCCTGAGCGCGTCGCGCCGGCCGATCTCGGCGGCGACCTTGGCGAAGAGGGGCGCGAGCCAGGCGTACTTCGCGGCCTCCTCGCGCTCGAAGGGGGTGGGAGCGGCCCTGTCGAAGACGACCGGCTGCCAGGCGAAGAGGGCGCGGAAGCCATAACGCGCGGCGAGGGCGTCGACGAGGTCGAGGTTGGCCTGGTAGGCGTCGACGACGCCGCGGGCGAGCGCGTCGAGGTCGGCGGCCGGGGGGGCTGGGTAGGCCGACTCGGGCGAGCCCAGGAAACGCCGGCCGAGGGACTTCGCCAGCCGTTGCAGGGCCGACTCGGCGGCGACCCGGCCGGCGATCGCCGCCGCCATCCGCCCGGGGGACTGGAGCAGGTTGAACTCGCGGACGCGGTTGCGCTCGTTGGTCGTCAGCCCGGCCTTCCCCTCCAGCAGGGCCGAGGCCGTGTCGTTGACGCCGTCGTAGAAGAGGACGACGTCGGGTCGGTAGCCGGCCTGCAGCTCGCGCGCCAGGGCGATCGTCTCCTGGGTGCTGACGTGGCCGATCTCGGCGAGGTTGCGCACCTCGGCGACGACGCCCCGCTCGTCGAGGAAGCGGGCCAGCAGCGAGGGGATCGTCTCGTCGTCGCGCGCGCCGAAGCCCCAGAGCGACGACCCGCCCAGCACGAGGATCTTGATCGCCGTCCCCCGCCCCGCCGGCGGCCGCCACACGGCGCGTCGGCCCTGGTCGTCGATCGTGATCGTCCGACCCCGGAACGGCCGCTGGCGGAAGTAGACGTACGGCTCCCAGCGGTCGGAGAGGGCCTCCAGCTCGCGATAGTGGATCCTCGGCCAGGGCTCGTCGGCGTAGCCGTCGCGGACGACCCGCGGGTCGAGCGAGGGCGGCGCGGCGACCCGGTCCTTGAGGGCGAAGACGCCCCGCAGCCCCAGCTCCAGGGCGACGATCAGGCCCAGGCAAAGCCCGACGAGCAGCCAGCCGTCGCGGAGGATCTTGAGCGTGCGCCGGAGGTTCGCGACGAGGGGGCGGGTCATGGACGGGCTCGAAAGGCTTGTCGGAGGAAACCCCGGCGGGCTAACGTGTAGTGTCGTCGAACGGCGACGTTCCGTCCACCCTCCGCCCGGCCCGTCGAGCGACCCCGCCGATGCCAGACGCCCCCGCCGATCCCAGCCTCCGCGGCCTGCGCTGCGCCGTCATCGGCGCGACCTCGGGCATCGGCCGCGCCACGGCGAAGGCCCTCGCCCGCGCGGGGGCCGACGTGATCGTCCACGGCCGCAGGCTGGACGCGGCCGTCCGCGTCGTGCAGGAGATCGAGGGCCGGGGCGTCCGCGTGGCCTCGATCCTGGCCGACCTCCGCTCCCGCGAGCAGGGGGACCGGCTGGTCGCCCACGCCTGGAAGCTCTGGGACGGCCTCGACGCCTGGATCCACTTCGCCGGCGCCGACGTCCTGACCGGCGACGACGCGGACCTCCCCTTCGACGCCAAGCTCGACCTGCTGTGGGAGGTCGACGTCGTCGCCGCGATCCGCCTGTGCCGCGACGTCGGCCGGCGGATGGTCGCCGAGGGGGGCGGCTCGATCGTCACGATGGGCTGGGACCAGGCCGAGACGGGCATGGAGGGAGACTCGGGCGAGATGTTCGGCGCGGTCAAGGGGGCCGTCGCGGCGTTCACCCGGAGCCTCGCCCTGAGCCTCGCCCCGAGCGTCCGCGTCAACGCCGTCGCCCCCGGCTGGATCCAGACCGCCTGGGGCGAGACCGCCCCCCGGGAGTGGCAGGACCGCGTCCTCCGCGAGACCCCCCTGAAACGCTGGGGCCGCCCCGAAGACGTCGCCGACGTCGCCGCCTTCCTCGTCGGCCCCGCCGCCGGCTTCCTCACGGGCCAGGTCCTGCGGGTGAACGGCGGGTCGGTGCGGTGAGGTCCGGAACCATAACGGCCTTCCCCCCTCGCGGGGAAAGGTGGCCCGAAGGGCCGGATGAGGGGGAGACGAGCACGAGGACCGATGGAGTTCAACCGGGATAGGCGGCGATTCATGGACGCCGAGGCAGACGACGAGCCGGATCCGTCCATCTCGCTCGATCGAGCCAGGGAGCTGCGTCGCAACATGACCGGGCCCGAGCGTACGCTCTGGCGGGAACTTCGCCGGCTCGGGATGAAATTTCGTCGTCAGGTGCCGATGGGGCCGTTCTACGTCGACTTCTACGAACCCGCCCGCAGGC
The DNA window shown above is from Paludisphaera mucosa and carries:
- a CDS encoding DUF3472 domain-containing protein, whose protein sequence is MTKDGFRAALVAGLATIAMAAGAGAGADEKLKDIACRSVHLGYPGEAGTAFYNEITIRESAVGTYFMVCGWDKGYFGLQELGNGKKLLIFSVWDSESDDPNAQKAEARTRLVDKDEKTRVKRFGGEGSGGQSFYDYDWKLDETYKLMVSSRVDGQRTEYTGWFFVPEEKGWRKLVTFSTVTGGKDLGGYYAFIEDFRRDRDSTTHARRAEFADAWLRTTSGAAVPLTRARFTADRNPVMNIDAFAKDGRFTLVTGGATRNEGAELREVMELPTAGAAVAPEALKLAGPARP
- a CDS encoding SGNH/GDSL hydrolase family protein, which translates into the protein MTRPLVANLRRTLKILRDGWLLVGLCLGLIVALELGLRGVFALKDRVAAPPSLDPRVVRDGYADEPWPRIHYRELEALSDRWEPYVYFRQRPFRGRTITIDDQGRRAVWRPPAGRGTAIKILVLGGSSLWGFGARDDETIPSLLARFLDERGVVAEVRNLAEIGHVSTQETIALARELQAGYRPDVVLFYDGVNDTASALLEGKAGLTTNERNRVREFNLLQSPGRMAAAIAGRVAAESALQRLAKSLGRRFLGSPESAYPAPPAADLDALARGVVDAYQANLDLVDALAARYGFRALFAWQPVVFDRAAPTPFEREEAAKYAWLAPLFAKVAAEIGRRDALRTRADFLDLSAIFRDAPELVFIDYCHTTERANARIAERLTGPVTALLPAR
- a CDS encoding SDR family NAD(P)-dependent oxidoreductase produces the protein MPDAPADPSLRGLRCAVIGATSGIGRATAKALARAGADVIVHGRRLDAAVRVVQEIEGRGVRVASILADLRSREQGDRLVAHAWKLWDGLDAWIHFAGADVLTGDDADLPFDAKLDLLWEVDVVAAIRLCRDVGRRMVAEGGGSIVTMGWDQAETGMEGDSGEMFGAVKGAVAAFTRSLALSLAPSVRVNAVAPGWIQTAWGETAPREWQDRVLRETPLKRWGRPEDVADVAAFLVGPAAGFLTGQVLRVNGGSVR
- a CDS encoding endonuclease domain-containing protein, yielding MDAEADDEPDPSISLDRARELRRNMTGPERTLWRELRRLGMKFRRQVPMGPFYVDFYEPARRLVIELDGDSHVGRADYDLARQEWLGARHVCIFRVSNDDVIQDVATVVEAIIAFGRRSSDKPG